From Miscanthus floridulus cultivar M001 chromosome 15, ASM1932011v1, whole genome shotgun sequence, the proteins below share one genomic window:
- the LOC136506641 gene encoding protein FAR1-RELATED SEQUENCE 5-like encodes MEGTTIAIEIDGEAICLGSVEDNEQEAEENGEMQQIVYTAENGEQVAFDNQEQGREEDPAGNEEEDREHNSIIPSREELTEELRNKVAYSEEEAYRLYCDYGHRMGFSVRKGKQYYFTGTKTIRTKDYYCSKEGLKDDEQLTEANFNKPETRTNCKAMVRFRVDSEGQWRVIQIIPEHNHELVRPEEIHLLRSVRTLSVPKSGVLNAMVNAEIQAMHDSLHINEDGTECHSQLSIRSYTLLEPEECEALVGYFKRRSNEQGMFYWDVEVDQEGRMTNFFWRDGKSRVDYDSFGDVVIFDTSYRTTKYNMICVPFIGVNHHRQNVMFGCAFLLDESLTSYEWLFKSFLESVGGRPPKTIFTDQNEFISKAIEDVLPGTHHCLCQRLIEKNMLSHLGTINDSGTCHSLLIKCMRGCESEAEFDETWAMMHHEYNMQEHPWLTDLYQQRHKWCTALHKDAFDGGIELMDRNEGLNNILSNIDDESTSLATFVLELDKIAGSWRETESLEDIQCNQAASECTVKHNRILQHAAEVYTHKVYKSLETDFLDGTGATSYQEVQCNETLYKFEFVLQSSPNVWVVFLNTSTMELSCTCKKFETMGVLCLHALNALGLKNVDRIPERYILNRWTKYARKGTYPFPVDEFAEQDPTEAASVYHNRAMWFVYDLLTKSKSHHNTRKLILDVLENGEKSLENMCDLKRLHMNPLGKEKDGSRVEKRKKKSIKQEKHSRNVKQVVLPQPADPVFVDPPNQDQYFAAEDIASNSSVGRPYFYQGYPATVVSTSQIQGHTNMHSEPQCASQEYSAYGAVQPPSQFGGGRNF; translated from the exons ATGGAAGGTACTACGATTGCTATTGAGATTGATGGGGAGGCCATCTGTCTTGGCAGTGTCGAAGATAATGAACAAGAAGCTGAGGAGAATGGAGAAATGCAGCAAATAGTTTACACCGCTGAAAATGGGGAGCAAGTAGCCTTCGACAACCAAGAACAGGGGAGGGAGGAAGATCCTGCAGGAAATGAAGAAGAGGATAGGGAGCATAATTCCATAATCCCAAGCCGTGAGGAGTTGACTGAAGAATTACGAAATAAAGTCGCATATAGTGAGGAAGAAGCTTACAGGTTGTACTGTGACTATGGGCACCGTATGGGCTTTAGTGTTCGAAAGGGAAAGCAGTACTACTTTACCGGAACCAAAACCATCCGTACTAAAGATTATTACTGCTCAAAAGAAGGCTTGAAGGATGATGAGCAGCTTACTGAAGCGAACTTTAATAAGCCGGAGACCAGAACTAATTGCAAAGCGATGGTCCGTTTTAGGGTTGATTCTGAAGGTCAATGGCGAGTTATTCAAATAATTCCAGAACACAATCATGAGTTAGTTCGTCCGGAAGAGATACACTTACTGAGATCAGTGAGGACTCTTTCAGTCCCGAAATCTGGTGTGCTGAATGCAATGGTGAATGCTGAAATCCAAGCAATGCATGACAGTTTGCATATAAATGAAGATGGTACAGAATGCCACAGCCAGCTTAGCATCCGTAGTTACACTCTGCTTGAACCAGAGGAATGTGAGGCCCTTGTTGGATATTTCAAGCGCAGGTCAAATGAACAAGGTATGTTCTATTGGGATGTAGAAGTAGATCAAGAAGGCCGAATGACTAATTTTTTCTGGAGGGATGGGAAAAGCCGGGTTGACTATGATAGTTTCGGAGATGTTGTGATATTTGATACATCATATCGCACCACCaagtataatatgatatgtgtccCATTTATTGGTGTGAATCACCACCGACAAAATGTCATGTTTGGCTGTGCATTTTTGTTAGATGAGTCCCTAACATCGTATGAATGGTTATTTAAGTCATTCTTGGAGTCAGTGGGCGGTCGTCCTCCTAAAACAATCTTTACTGATCAGAATGAATTTATCTCCAAGGCAATTGAAGATGTTCTTCCTGGGACACATCATTGTCTTTGTCAACGGCTCATTGAAAAGAACATGCTGTCCCATTTAGGCACTATCAATGATTCTGGAACATGTCATAGCTTGCTTATAAAGTGCATGAGAGGATGTGAGTCAGAAGcagaatttgatgaaacatgGGCGATGATGCATCATGAGTATAATATGCAGGAACACCCGTGGCTCACTGATCTGTATCAGCAAAGGCATAAATGGTGCACAGCTCTTCATAAGGATGCGTTTGATGGCGGGATCGAATTGATGGATAGGAATGAGGGTTTGAACAATATTTTGAGCAACATTGATGATGAATCAACTTCACTTGCCACTTTTGTTCTTGAGTTGGATAAAATTGCAGGTAGTTGGCGTGAAACTGAGTCTTTAGAGGACATTCAGTGCAACCAGGCTGCTTCGGAGTGTACAGTTAAACATAACAGAATTTTGCAACATGCTGCTGAAGTTTACACACACAAGGTCTATAAGTCTCTTGAAACAGATTTTCTAGATGGAACTGGTGCAACTTCATATCAGGAAGTTCAGTGTAATGAAACATTGTATAAGTTTGAGTTCGTTCTGCAAAGTAGTCCAAATGTTTGGGTAGTTTTCCTTAACACCTCTACCATGGAGTTGAGCTGTACTTGCAAAAAATTTGAGACCATGGGTGTACTTTGTTTACATGCTCTAAATGCACTTGGTCTCAAGAATGTCGATAGGATTCCTGAAAGGTATATTTTAAACCGTTGGACAAAATATGCCAGAAAAGGAACATATCCATTTCCAGTTGATGAATTTGCAGAACAAGATCCCACAGAAGCTGCATCTGTGTATCATAATAGGGCTATGTGGTTTGTTTATGATCTGCTGACGAAGAGCAAAAGTCATCATAATACAAGAAAACTAATTCTGGATGTACTTGAAAACGGAGAAAAATCACTGGAAAATATGTGTGACCTCAAAAGATTGCATATGAATCCCTTGGGAAAAGAGAAAGATGGGAGTAGGGttgaaaagagaaagaaaaaatcaATTAAGCAAGAGAAACATTCAA GAAATGTGAAACAAGTGGTTTTGCCCCAGCCAGCTGACCCGGTTTTTGTCGATCCACCAAATCAAGATCAATATTTTGCTGCAGAAGATATTGCATCAAACTCATCTGTTGGTAGACCTTACTTCTACCAG GGATACCCCGCGACTGTTGTTTCAACAAGTCAGATTCAGGGGCATACAAATATGCATTCTGAGCCTCAGTGTGCATCCCAG GAATATTCAGCTTATGGCGCAGTTCAGCCACCATCGCAATTTGGTGGTGGAAGAAATTTCTGA
- the LOC136506640 gene encoding transcription factor LHW-like produces the protein MAVGDALRRLCEEVGWSYAVFWKAIGAADPVHLVWEDGCCGHASCSAGSEAPEAGCEPGTSLCTLVRKVMASQIHVVGEGTIGCAAFTGNHQWIVHDPAAKHHNLRPELAAEMNHQFAAGIQTIAIIPVLPRGVLQLGSTSVVVENTNLVLQYKKLCSQLNNRSSMASSSSVKNDSNRKVQSRPLSGPTSIYPADTCSKFFSGSPMTYQQCYGPDGTTVSSSTLANMGSNASMLMVAQRNGQVGKEHILYAPDMRFRPQNPYCDRRVQSNTQSSVVSSGFISSISASMERHPLMTNSQQLEQGHTGEPLDPRNVLLKSLAYRNPLVHENTNMTLLHGRGQVPGFVNGHGGFDFLPEGTRVVKGNLYGSTANQNLDQRWSSTSGMTGHRPTISYKMPQSTQFVRKTESPKRETCQASAALSSGSDIQVSGGLKTAISQENQMSTSDLIGPKKANEVHDPTDAIVQAVKNMDHRRLPDISNERSPPLLMDPAAESDLFDMFGSKFHHLCRNVDNDLTWKAAKPESSNRDVPESSVHLGSSPAFSSVDDEFLYSGIFSLTDTDQLLDAVVSNANPGGKQISGDSASCKTSVTDIPSTSYGRLKEPKQVAPLLIKNELAISNFVKQSSFPEKAEDGCLSQNNAIQKSQIHLWIESGQNMKCESASASNSKGVDTSSKASRKRSRPGENPKPRPKDRQLIQDRIKELRELVPNSAKCSIDALLEKTIKHMLFLQSVTKHADNLKDSSESKILGGENGPLKDYFEGGATWAFDVGSQSMTCPIIVEDLERPRQMLVEMLCEDRGIFLEIADFIKGLGLTILRGVMEARKNKIWARFAVEANRDVTRMEIFLSLMRLLEPSCDGGGAGENPNNNTKMPLGIVRYPVIPATGHLR, from the exons ATGGCGGTGGGGGACGCGCTGCGCCGGCTCTGCGAGGAGGTCGGCTGGTCCTACGCCGTCTTCTGGAAGGCCATCGGCGCCGCCGACCCTGT GCATTTGGTGTGGGAGGACGGTTGCTGCGGCCACGCGTCATGCTCCGCCGGATCTGAGGCTCCTGAAGCTGGGTGTGAGCCGGGCACCAGTCTGTGCACGCTTGTTAGGAAGGTCATGGCCTCGCAAATTCATGTTGTTGGtgaagg TACCATTGGCTGTGCTGCTTTCACTGGAAATCATCAATGGATTGTCCATGATCCTGCTGCCAAACATCACAATCTCAGACCCGAG CTTGCCGCTGAGATGAATCATCAATTTGCAGCTGGCATTCAG ACTATTGCAATTATTCCTGTGTTACCACGAGGTGTACTGCAGCTAGGCTCTACAAGTGTG GTAGTGGAAAATACCAACCTTGTGCTCCAGTATAAGAAGCTGTGTTCTCAGCTGAACAATCGGTCGAGTATGGCTTCATCGTCATCTGTTAAAAATGATTCGAACCGGAAAGTTCAGTCACGCCCTTTGAGTGGCCCCACAAGTATATACCCTGCAGATACATGCTCAAAGTTTTTTAGTGGATCCCCAATGACATATCAACAATGTTATGGTCCTGATGGCACAACTGTGTCTAGTAGTACATTGGCAAACATGGGCAGTAATGCTTCAATGCTTATGGTTGCACAAAGAAATGGCCAAGTGGGTAAAGAACACATTCTATATGCTCCTGACATGAGATTCAGACCGCAAAACCCTTACTGTGACAGGAGAGTTCAGAGTAACACCCAAAGTAGTGTTGTGAGCTCTGGTTTTATCTCATCTATCTCAGCATCAATGGAAAGGCATCCATTGATGACCAACAGTCAACAGTTAGAACAAGGACACACTGGAGAACCATTAGATCCCAGAAATGTTCTCTTGAAATCTCTTGCATACCGTAACCCTTTAGTCCATGAGAACACAAACATGACTTTGTTGCATGGCAGAGGCCAGGTGCCAGGTTTTGTTAATGGTCATGGGGGTTTTGATTTTCTCCCAGAAGGCACTAGGGTAGTCAAGGGTAACCTGTATGGCAGCACAGCAAATCAAAATTTAGACCAAAGATGGAGTTCTACTTCTGGGATGACAGGGCACAGGCCAACTATTTCATATAAAATGCCCCAATCTACCCAATTTGTTAGGAAAACGGAGAGTCCCAAGAGAGAGACATGCCAAGCTTCTGCTGCTCTGTCGTCTGGCTCTGATATTCAGGTTTCTGGTGGTTTGAAAACAGCCATTTCTCAAGAGAATCAGATGAGTACCTCAGATCTTATTGGCCCAAAAAAGGCTAATGAAGTGCATGACCCTACTGATGCAATTGTTCAAGCTGTCAAGAATATGGATCACCGCAGGCTCCCAGACATATCTAATGAGAGATCACCGCCGCTCCTTATGGATCCTGCTGCAGAAAGTGATTTGTTTGACATGTTTGGTTCCAAATTTCATCATTTGTGCCGCAATGTGGATAATGATCTTACCTGGAAAGCTGCAAAACCTGAGAGTTCAAATAGAGATGTACCTGAATCCTCTGTTCATCTTGGTTCCTCTCCAGCCTTCAGTTCAGTGGATGACGAGTTCCTTTATTCTGGGATCTTCTCACTGACTGATACCGACCAACTGTTGGATGCAGTTGTCTCCAATGCCAATCCTGGTGGCAAGCAGATCTCTGGTGACAGTGCTTCCTGCAAGACTTCAGTGACAGATATTCCTAGCACTTCATATGGTCGCTTAAAAGAGCCAAAGCAGGTTGCTCCTCTGCTAATCAAGAATGAGTTAGCCATTTCAAATTTTGTTAAACAGTCATCTTTCCCAGAAAAGGCAGAGGATGGCTGTCTTTCTCAAAATAATGCAATACAGAAATCTCAGATACACCTCTGGATTGAGAGTGGACAGAACATGAAATGTGAAAGTGCCTCGGCCTCAAACAGCAAGGGTGTTGATACGTCAAGCAAGGCAAGTCGAAAGAGGTCTCGACCAGGAGAGAATCCTAAGCCACGACCAAAGGACCGCCAGCTTATTCAGGATCGTATAAAAGAGCTCCGGGAACTTGTACCTAATAGCGCAAAG TGTAGCATTGATGCATTGTTGGAGAAGACCATTAAGCACATGCTTTTCTTGCAAAGTGTGACAAAGCATGCAGATAACCTCAAGGACTCAAGTGAATCTAAG ATTCTTGGTGGTGAGAATGGTCCACTTAAAGACTACTTCGAAGGTGGTGCAACTTGGGCCTTTGATGTTGGTAGTCAATCTATGACATGTCCAATCATTGTCGAGGATCTTGAGCGGCCTCGTCAGATGCTTGTGGAG ATGCTTTGTGAGGATAGAGGTATCTTCTTGGAGATAGCTGATTTTATTAAAGGACTAGGATTAACCATCTTAAGGGGCGTTATGGAAGCACGCAAAAATAAAATCTGGGCACGGTTCGCTGTTGAG GCCAACAGGGATGTGACTAGAATGGAAATCTTCCTTTCCCTAATGCGCTTGCTGGAACCAAGTTGTGATGGTGGTGGAGCAGGAGAGAATCCTAATAACAACACAAAAATGCCTCTTGGGATTGTGCGGTATCCCGTAATCCCTGCGACAGGTCATCTTAGGTGA